The genome window GGTGACCGAACTGGAGGCATTCGTCCAGTTCGAGGAGGTGCAGCGGCGTACCACGACCCAGCTTTCCCACGTGCTCGACACGAACATGCGGGTGCGGATTCTGGAGAACCCGAACCTGAACTACGAACTGAGCTACTACTACGACCGGAGCGACTCGGATTTCATCTCCACCTCCCGGTACATCCTGTCGAACGGCCTCTCCGCGAGCCACCGGTTCAACCAGTACCTCTCGGCCAGCGCCCGGTTCGCCCGGGAGGACTCCAAGGAGAACCAGGGCGCCCGCGTCTCCTACATCTACAGCACCCTGCTGACGGCCACCCCGCTCCCCACGCTAATGCACAGCCTGGTCTTCAGCGGCCGCAACGAGGAGGTCGCGGGGAGGAAGAGCGACACCAATTCGCTGTTCCTCAACAACAGCGCCACCCTCTACCGGGGAGTGGACGTGAACCTGAACGGGGGCTACAGCATGGCCACCGCCGAGTCGGGCCAGAAGACCAATACCACCATCATCACCTTCGGCCTCACCCTGCTGCCCCACTCGACCCTGACGGTGAACGTGAGCTATTCCGGCAACATGACCGATCAGACCGGCGGCGGCTTGCCCGACAACTCCACCTTCACCCACCGCGGCGACCTGTCGGCGGCCTTTAACCCGCTGCGCTCCGTTTACCTGTTCGGGGCCTTTGGCGTCATCATGGAAAAGAACAAGGACATGGTCACCACCCGGAACATCGGCGGAACCTGGTCCCCGTTCCGGGACGGCGCCCTGCAGTTGAGCTTTTCCTACAACGAGGCGTACAATTCGTCCGCCAACCAGAAGGACCGGACCATCGTGCCGAGCCTGCGCTGGAACATCCGGGGCGGTTCCTACCTGGATGTGTCCTATCTGTACCTGAAGAGCACGTCGGTCAGCCAGTCGTCCGACTCGCGCACCTTCAGCAGCACCCTGAGATTCGCGTTCTGACTTCCACGGAGAGAGGGCATATATGAGATCACGATTCGTCACCCACACCGGCGCCTGATACGGGCATTCTGCGGAATCTTCGGCCTCGTCGCGCTCCTGCTGATGCAGGGCTGTTCCCACGTGGAGCATTTCCGGGACCCCAACATGGACTTCGGGTCGATCCAGAGCGTGGCCGTGATGCCCTTCGGCAACCTGTCCAAGGATACCCAGGCCGCGGAGCGGGTCCGGGACGTGTTCAACACCAAGCTGCTGGCCACGGGGGCCCTGTACGTCATCCCCGTGGGCGAGGTCAGCCGGGTGACGGGGGTGGCCGGCGTCATGAACCCCACCGCCCCCACGCCCGAGGAGGTGGTGAAGCTGGCCAAGATGATCAAGGCCGACGCGGTCATCACGGGCATGGTCCGGGAGTACGGCGACGTCCGCTCGGGCTCGTCCATGGCCGACGTGATCTCCCTGAGCCTCCAGGTTATGGAGGCCCAGACCGGGAGGGTCGTCTGGTCCGCATCGGCCACGGAGGGGGGGATCGGGTTCACGGACCGCCTTCTCGGCGGCGGCGGCAGGCCCCTCAACGATGTGACTGAGAAAGCGGTCGATGATCTCATTTCGAAGCTGTTCCAATAGACTGCTCGCACTGCTGCCGCTGGTGCTGCTTCTCCTGGCGGCGGGATGCGCGCGGCTTCCCGTGGAGGCCGGCCGGACGGACGGGCCGCTGGTGGCGGTCTACCCAATGGAGGACCTGAGCGGCGCCGACGCGCCCCTGGCGGCCATGCGCAGCGGCATTACGGAGCGGCTCCGGCAGAGCGGGATGCGCATCATGGACGAGGCGGATCTGCGGCGGTTCATGGAGCAGCAGCGCATCCGCTACACCGGCGGCCTCGATCTGGAAACGGCCACCGCGTTCAAGGCCAGGGCCGGGGTGGATGCGGTGCTCATCATGACCCTGGAGTACTACAGCGAGGTGAGCCCCCCCAAGGTGTCCCTGGTTGCCCGCCTCGTTGCCACCGGGGAAAAGCCGGAGATCCTCTGGATGGACAGCGTGGGGATGGCCGGGGACGATGCCCCGGGAATCCTGGGGATCGGCATCGTGGAAGACCCGTCGGTCCTGTGGAACCGGGCCCTTGACCGCCTGTCCGGGTCGATGCTGCAGAATCTGGCCGGGAAGGCGGTTCCTCCCTCCGGCTGGGAGGGGCGGTTCCGGCCCAAGGAGGCGTACCGCTTCATGGCGCTGGACCCCAAGCGCCGTTACAGCGTGGCGGTCCTGCCGTTCTTCAACGAGAGCGAGCGCACCTATGCCGGGGAGATCATGGTGCTGCACGTGGTGAAGCAGTTGGCGTCGTCCACGATGTTGTCCGTGCTCGAGCCGGGGGTCATCCGGGGCAAGATGCTGGCCATGAGGATCATCATGCAGAACGGCATTTCCCTGCCCGCGGCGGACCTGCTGGCCAACAACCTGGAAACCGATTTCATCCTCACGGGCCGGGTCTTCGAGTACCGGGACATGCCCAGCGGCTCCGGCCGGCCCAGGGTGGATTTTTCGCTGCAACTGCTGGAGCGCTCCAGCAAGATGGTGGTCTGGGCCACCAAGAGCAGGAACACCGGGGATGACGGTGTTTTCTTCTACGACTGGCGCAGGATCTCCACCGCCAATGTCCTGACCGAGGGGATGATGAGGGCCCTGCTGGGGGTCATGGTCGAGGATACCCGCGAAGTGAAGATGACGCCGCCGCGGATGAGCCCGGAAGAGCTCGAACGGATATTGATGAGCCCGTAACGGAATTTCGTAGTGCCAATCGTCCTGACGGCCGGCCGGAGCGGAGTGCCCGGCGCGGCCACAACCTGCATGGAGAGAAAGGGGAGTCTGATGAAGAAGTCTTTGGTTACGCTGATGGTAGCATGCATTGCCGCGGGAGCTCCGGTGGCGGGATATGCCGGCTCTACGGCAAAGCCGGAAAACGTGGAAGCCGCGCCGGCATCGGCCGACGTGATGACGATCAGGGTGAAGGTGCCCCTGTTCTCGCCGCTGTTTGCCGAATTCCCCGTGGCAACGGTCAACGACGAGCCGATCACCGTCAACGACCTGAATGCTTCCCTTGAAACGGTACACGAGGGGATGGCGGAAGGAACGCAGGCCCCCCGCCGGAACTTTACGGATATCCTCAACCGGATCATCACCTCCAAGCTCATCATCCAGGAAGGGCGCAACATCGGCCTTGACCAGCAGGAGCAGCCCAAGGAGATGATCGATACCTTTTCCCGCAAACTCCTGCGCGAAATGGTGCTCAAGGATCACGTGAAGGACATGCGGCCCGATCCCAAGGAGGTGGAGAAGCGCTACGGCCAGCTCAACGTGGAGTGGACGTTCTCTACCCTCATTTTCAAGGA of Geobacter anodireducens contains these proteins:
- a CDS encoding penicillin-binding protein activator LpoB, whose product is MIRAFCGIFGLVALLLMQGCSHVEHFRDPNMDFGSIQSVAVMPFGNLSKDTQAAERVRDVFNTKLLATGALYVIPVGEVSRVTGVAGVMNPTAPTPEEVVKLAKMIKADAVITGMVREYGDVRSGSSMADVISLSLQVMEAQTGRVVWSASATEGGIGFTDRLLGGGGRPLNDVTEKAVDDLISKLFQ